The region TGCGGAAAGAAACAGGAGGCCGATCTCATTGTCCATGCAAGCATTGTAGATTGAGATTGTTTGACCGAATCGAGTTCAACACGTACACTCAAAGAGTCGGACGCCAGCTTGAAGATTTCGGTGCCAAATCATTGAGAATCCAGCGGCTCCAGCGCAACCTAATTGCCTCCTCGTTCAATGGTAGGACAGTCGGCTCTGAACCGATCAATCGGGGTTCGAATCCCTGGGAGGCAACCAAAGCAGTTCTTCTCCGGACCAGCCGGAACCTCAGCGAACGAATTATTGTCCTTATATATCAGCAATTTAAAGGCAGTTTAGCGTTCGCAGTCGTTCGTTGAAGTACGCCGGAAGCCTTCCAAAAGTGGGGTATATTGGGGGGTACGAAAACCCAAAAAGTGGGGGTATCGTCCAGATCAATCCACTTGGAGTTGGGACAATGGCGTTATCGGACACGGCAATTCGAGTCATGAAGCCGGGCGAAAAGCCTACAAGGTCTACGACCGTGGAGGCCTATTTGTTCTGGTTAATCCAATGGGTCAAAGTTATAGCGCTGGCGCTATCGTTTCGACAACAAGGAAAAGCTCATGACTTTGGGCGACTATCCTGTGGTGAGCCTTCTCCAGGCCCGTGAGCAGCAGTTTGTGACTCGCAAAAAGTTGACTACCGGTATTGATCCTATGGCGGAGTGGAAGGCCATTGCCAAGGTGCGTCAAAAAGAAATCCAAGACCAGCGTCGCCAATTTGAGCGGAGTTTCGAGAAGATTGCCCATGAATGGTGGGCCTGGTGGTCGGTCGCAAGTCGGCGAAGCATGCAGCCCAGGTGATGCGCCGTCTTGTGGCCGATGTTTTTCCGGCCATCGGCCACAAGTTCATCGATACCGTAACCGCCGCCGACATTCGGGATATTCTTCTGCCAATTGAGGAGCGCGGTGCTCGTGATGTCTCCAGGCGCGCCCACGAAACTATCGGTCAGATCTTCCGCTATGCGATTGCCAATGGAAAGGCGACGCGCAATCCTGCGGCAGAATTCAAGCCTCGAGACGTTCTCAAACCAGGCAGAGAAGAAAATTTTGCACGCGTGGATGGGAGAGACTTGCCTGAGTTGTTAGCGAAGGTGTGGGTTTATGACGGCGATGCGTTACTATTTTGATCTCGGGACGGACCTCATCGGGTAAGACTACGCTGGCTAATGTTCTCGCTAGCTTTATTCCCGAATAACGAGCGCATCTTGATACTCGAAGATCGCTGAGCTCTATATCAAGAAGCCGCATGTCATCTCTGCAGAAGCCCAACTCAACACGCATAAAAGTCAGATTGGTTTTGCTGATTCTGCTCAAAGCCGCACTCCGTCACCGTCCGGACAGGATTATTGTTGGCGAGATTCGGGGAGGGGAAGCGCGTGTCTCCTTGACGCTTTGAATACGGGACATCGTGGTTCACTGACGACTATTCACGCTAAGAATGCTCCGGATGCGCTCTTTCGCTCGGCGCAAGGCTCCTTCGAGCACTAGGTGAAGCATAGAGGACACCACACGCCGCTCGCCGAATCGAAGCGATAATCGAGGGTCTTGCCAAAGAACATCGGTGATTTATGAACTTCGCGATAGATGCGAAAGAACAGTCCATCTAGCGGAGTAAAAATCGGTTCGCGGATCATGAGGGCCGCTGCGGCAGCGGAAGATCCCCTGGTTTGTCAGCCTTGACGCTCAAACGGTCTCGGGTCTTATTAGGCGGTTCATATAAACGACGTTAGACATGACTTGTCCATGGGTGTGGCTCCTTACGCGATTGGTGATGTCTGTCACATCCTCCCGACGAAGGTTCAACTAGTGTGACTCTGGGATGTAATCGTCATCGAGCTTCGCATTACAGCCCACAATTCGTTACCGGAGGAGAAGATGAAAATCAAATTTGTTTTTGCCACATTGATAGTTGCGGTGACGTTCCTGACAGTGGAGCTCATCAACGCGGAAATGGAGAAGAAGATGAACGAGCAGACAATAAAAAATCTGTCGACTGCCATGCACGGCGAGGCCTTCGCGTATGCAAAATACCTGCTGTTTGCAGAGCATGCCCGCCAGAATGGAAACACCAAAGTTGCCGATCTCTTTGAGAGTACGGCCAAGACGGAGCGATTCGAGCACTTCTCCGAAGAAGCGCAGCTTGCTGGATTAGTAGGCTCGGATTCCGACAATCTCAAAGATGCCATTGAGGGGGAATCATACGAAACAGAAACGATGTACCGGGAATTTGCCCAGCAAGCGAAACAAGCCGGGGATCTCGAAGCTGCCAAACGTTTTGAAGAAATCCGGCTGGATGAGGCAAAGCATCGAGATGCATTCAATGCCGTACTTAATGAGTTGAAAAAATAGAGTCAGAAACAAAAACCTTGATTCTCGCATGGTAAGGAGGTTCTATGCGCAATAAATGGAAATGGGGTGTTGGGATTGCTGTTGTGATCCTAGTGATCATCCAATTTATAAGGCCTGCGCGAAGCAACCCTCCGATCGCAGCAGGAGAGACAATCCATGCCAGGGTGTCTATCGATCCAGTTATGGATGCCATGCTCATTCGTTCTTGCAATGACTGCCACTCGAACCGGACCGTATGGCCTTGGTATACCAACGTGGCCCCCGCATCCTGACTTATTGCTTCCGATGTACATCGCGGTAGAGCTGAACTTAATTTTTCAGGATGGGGAACGTATCCGCTTAAGAAACAGCAGGAATTGCTAAAAGAAACCTGCGTTGAAGTTTCTGAGCGGAAAATGCCGGTAGCCGCTTATACACTGTTGCATCCATCAGCTAAATTCACGGATACGGACATAGCGGTCGTCTGTAGCTGGACACGGTCTATTGCCCAAAATCGGACGCAA is a window of Edaphobacter sp. 12200R-103 DNA encoding:
- a CDS encoding integrase arm-type DNA-binding domain-containing protein, which translates into the protein MTLGDYPVVSLLQAREQQFVTRKKLTTGIDPMAEWKAIAKVRQKEIQDQRRQFERSFEKIAHEWWAWWSVASRRSMQPR
- a CDS encoding ATPase, T2SS/T4P/T4SS family, with amino-acid sequence MSSLQKPNSTRIKVRLVLLILLKAALRHRPDRIIVGEIRGGEARVSLTL
- a CDS encoding rubrerythrin family protein, with protein sequence MKIKFVFATLIVAVTFLTVELINAEMEKKMNEQTIKNLSTAMHGEAFAYAKYLLFAEHARQNGNTKVADLFESTAKTERFEHFSEEAQLAGLVGSDSDNLKDAIEGESYETETMYREFAQQAKQAGDLEAAKRFEEIRLDEAKHRDAFNAVLNELKK